Sequence from the Erythrolamprus reginae isolate rEryReg1 chromosome 2, rEryReg1.hap1, whole genome shotgun sequence genome:
CAAAGACTCAAATCTCGGGATTGTGTCTTAAGTGAGATTGAATTAAATGTGACTGACTTGAATTTGGGATACCGTACCAAAGAAGCATTGGTTTTCCGTTATTGTAGTGGTTCGTGCGAGACTGCTGTAACCCTGTATGACcaaattttaaacaatttaacCCATAATAAAAAGTTGGTCAGTGACAAAATCAGGCCACAGCCTTGTTGCAGACCCATTGCTTATGATGACGATCTTTCGTTTTTGGACGATGACCTAACAACTTATCACATACTGAGGAAACATTCCGCTAAAAAATGTGGGTGCATTTGAGGTCCTTGGGTGTTTGGACACGGCTATGATATTGCATTCCTGCTAAAATGGGCGAAGAAAGGGACCAAGGCTCCTGAGGAAAGGAAAAAGTTGGCTTCAAACGAAGGAAGAGGACCAAGCACAGAGGAGAACAACAGCTGTGGGAGCCTGGTTGATGGAAATCCAGCACGGGATTATTGGTGAAGCTACAACATGATGGAGCTTTTGGTATCTACAGGAAGGCAAATAGACATCAATGCTCAGGGGCTGAGATCCAGGATGAATGGGAATTACTTTACACCATTGGTTTTGAGGTGATCCACCATTGGCAAAACTTGGCCGAACAGGTGCTTATCAACACAAGctcccttctttctttgtttcctccCCTGCTCCCAAAATGGAAGTTAAACTAATGATCGCAGGCCTTCATCCGCAATCTGGAGGCATAATATGTCTTTCATATTGAGGAGAATGTGTTTTATGATCATCTGCAGGAGGTTCTGGAATCTACAATGTCAGAATGGCCACTATGATCAGATGACTGGAGATCCAACCTTTTTTAAACGTGTCTGTTGCGTGTTAAAAGGGAACGATGGTTTGGTTATCCAGCCATAACCTTGATTTTGGTCTGGTTGACCTCATCCCTGATCCAAACTTGCATCTTCCAGTTAATATGGACTGGGTTTCCAGAATTCTTCATAATGGGCATACTGGCTGAAGCATTCTGAAAATTGAGATCCCAGGTTGAGGGAGGGCCACTGCGTGAGCAATCCTGAGAAAATTATCGGGATATTTGAGATGCACGAGTGGAATATATAGAAATGTTATAATGGATAAAACACACTTGATGAAAGGAGGAAATTATCCTAGCAGAACTCTCATTCTACAAATTGCTGGCTACATTTGTCCAGCTTTGAGAACGGACAGTTCCCAACAATTCACTCAGCACTTTTTTTGATACTTGTTTATGGAAAGCCTAGCAATTGTAGACCTTTGTCTTCCGTTGCTAATAACCTCTTTTAGAAATCCTTCACAGAAATCTAAACTTGAAATTCTGCCCTTGATTTACAGACCACTTAGCTAAATTGTATATCACAACGTCCCTCTTTTTTGGGTGATGTAAAGACATTAACAAGCTTCTTTTGCTGTGCCTTATGAATAATGCAGAATTGTTCTACCCATACCAATCGGTCAGAAAGGAAACTCACAACAGAGTCCTCCAGTTACAAAGCTTCAAGTAGAGTTAcatatacaggtagcccttgacttacaacagttcatttagtgaccattcaaagttaacaacggcactgaaaaaagttgacTTGGGACCGTTTTTTCACATTTAACGACGGTCGCAGCATCCCCAtgctcacatgatcaaaattcagatgcttgctaactgactcacatttatggccGGTTGCAGTGTCTTATGGTCATGGGATCAGCTTTTGCAAAAACCTTCCAATAAGTAAAGTCGATGGGGaattcagattcacttaacaaccaggttactaacttagcagctgcaatgattcacttaacaactgtggcaagaaaagttataaaaatggggcaaactcacttaacaaatgtttccctTAGCAAACATACATTTTGGGTTCTGTTGTGGTCTTAATTCAAGGCCTAGCTGTAAATCGAAagcaattctatatttttatatacagtaaccTTCAATggctggaaggagttgggcggcctataaattagattaatacataaattagattaatgaattaataaataatcaatcattCATGTGCCAACCAATTTAAGTTATCGGCCCTTAAAAAGGAGGTAGTGGTTACAAATGGTcctcacacttataaccattatAGTATCCCCTTGATCATGCTTGGTAACTGGCATACAAATGATTATTTAAAAGATGGAGGATTTCTAAAAGCTAATTAATTTAGAATGTAACCAGAAAAGGGATTAAtgttagagggagagagagttgtTACCCTTTCGGTTTCCTAACCATAGCAGGCTGTGTTTTTAATCACCTGTCTAGCAaaattgccattttttaaaaaaatgtggatcTTTTTATTGGTTTAAAGAAGGATTAAGGTCACTTACTTAATGGACTACATTTTTATTTGCGGTCATTGTGAGTGAAGAGAAAGACTACTTGATGCAATGCATCCTGTTTAAAGTCAAAtctagagaaaatatttattgagattttaagttattattgttatttattacagTTCAGACATGCGTTTCAGTTTCATTATTTATTAAAGCTTCCTTCTTCTAAAGAGGTGCCAAAGTTACAATGGGATAGTGATGCTGGGATCAAGGTAtatagtttttctttctttttttaaagtattaagaATTAATATTGGGAATGCaaactgttgttttttttaaaaaaaaaatcacttactTTACCATTTGAACAAAAATCATGAAAGCCCAGTTGGCTAATACTTCATCATACTCACTGCAATGTATTTTATCATGGATAAAACTTTTATCATCTTCTTTAACTAGTTGAAAGTTTGAAGATTCCCTAACTTCTGACAATGCTGTTGGGAAAGGTTGAAGTCATAGTAAATGTCATACTTTGTTATCATTGATGtgtggggggaggaagaggcAAAGTATCATAAAATGAGAAAATATCAAGAATATTCTAATTGCTGAATATCCTGTCAGATGTTAATGGGTTTAATTTTGAAATGGCCTCATTCAGCCTAGGGAAGTGATTGGAGGTCATCAAAGATGAGctatttgaaataataatttagtgATGGCGTTCAAACAACTGTGCTATATTTGTTATACCATTATCTCCCATAAAAAGCCACTGGGTCAACTAATGCAAACGGTTGTATGCAGTAGAtcagtttcccaactttggcaactttaaggcaggtggacttcaactcccagaattcctcaactagcattaaagttgccaaggtttggaaacatcTAAGTAGATGAACATCTGCATTCATTcatgcatagatacatacatactatgGTCTTTTAAATTATCTGAAGAACGTTTCAGTGGAAATCTGCATACAAGTTGTTGAATGCCCAAGCTTGTACTGTTTGACATAAGCACTAAAAAAGCAACTATAAAAAATATCTATTTGAAAGGATCTAGAGTTGAGGCAAACCCATTGCGGCAAAGACTTAGTCATTGATCACTTAGACAAGAAAATTAAGCATTTGTTTAATGCTGTCTCAGTGAAGCAAACAAGATTAGATAGTGCCCAGTTTGGGGGCTCTTTAATTTTCTACATAGTTTCTACCACAGATGGAACATAATGTTTCTTGGGATGCTTATATCAAACCCTTCTGCTAAGAAGCATTTTATGTCTTTGCATAGCATTGATTAAAAGCATCCTACACTATATATTCATAATATCAGAACATTTCTCCCATTATGAAAAAGTAATCCTACACTATTTCTGTAGTCTTTGGCAGACACTAGTTCCTAGAAATGGTCTTAAGTTGCTAAAATGTTGTTTAAATACACCTAGGAATTTAATTGACGTTTCTAATGGAGCTCTTCTTGTTTTTAAAGAGGAGCAGGAGACGGGGAATTTAAACTCTGCAAATTTTAGAATCCGTATTACTTTATCCCAATAGTTCATAATAAGCCAGATCATTTTGTCCTGGTCTTTTAATTCTGATTGACAGTAGCTAAATAGAGTTTTATCTTCCATGTTTATCTAATGtttttaaagcagaggtcccagGAAATGAGAAGGAAGATCTTATATGTTTGTTAAGCTGGTTTGCTATTTCTGTTGCTATTGCCCTATCATATTACTATTGAGATATAATcatcccaaagctgctttttcaaaggcaactggacttggtttttccttgaagacattttgcttttcatatcGAGAAGCTCCTTCAGTTCTGAAGTGCAATGtttgagaactgaagaagctccttggatgagaagtgaaacaacttcaaggaaaaacaaagcccagttgccatttgaaaaaagtacctttgtgacaaccatgacctagatcagtgtttcccaaacttggcaacttgaagatatctggacttcaactcccagaattccccagccagcattcgctggctggggaattctgggagttgaagtccaaatatctgcaagtttccaaggttgggaaacactaacctagatgactgagaatctccatagacattactGAGCTGTCAGAACTTTTCATGAATCTTAATATATTCTTGAATTAAGCTTTCCATTCTTCCTGCCACACctttaattttttcatgtaataTATTATCTCATAGgacggtgatggtgaaccattttttcctcagatgcccacatgcacaagtgcccacacccataattcaatgcctggggagggtgaaaatagcttcccccgctcaacggagaccctctggaggtcggaaacggcctgtttccgaACTTCTtctgggcccagcaggctcgtgtttcaccctccccaggctccaaaggctccccgGAGGGAGCCGGGGGGagaataaaaacgccctccccgatcccccaggaggctctttggaagccaaaaccgccctcccagagcctctgtgtgagccaaaaatcatctggccagcacacatgttggagctgaactagagcaacagcttgcatgccagcagatatggctccgcgtgccacctgtggtacccatgccataggttcgccatcactgttatagaatgATTAGTTGTGGCTTCCTGGGACACATAACTTTATGCTCACCATTTCCTATTTGAGCCATCTGCCAATCCCACCTTCATACAATTGGACTATGGAGGCAAGGAAGACCTATGTTTCAACATATGCAGTTTACCAAGGTGAGATGGCTAggaattataaaatagaattccacAGTCTCCCTCATAAGTTAAATTTGCTACGTGGAGACAACCCAAGAGAGAAATTCCTCCAGTCCTACAATTTTCTTGCAAGAAAAAGGAGAGTAGGTGTCTTTTAACTCTCTGGTAGACATTCAATAGCTACTACTTTGATGTAGCCGGtagaatatttattggatttgcaaaaCCATGATGCATAGAAAATAATTAATGTggaatttgaaaagaaaaaaacccctcagcATTTGATAAGATAAAGactaaagagaaaagaaaggtgtGTTATCTCATTCTGCCAAAAACTACAGAGCATATGTGGATtaggtaataaaaaaaataagataaaagcaCACTCAGCACCAATTAATCCATAATCAGTTTTATGAAAATGTAGCCTTATTTTTTTCACACCAGGAAGCAAATACAGAAGAACTGATGCTCCTGCAGAGATATCCTCAAGGTGGTAGCCACAATTGTGGGGTCCAAGTCCCACCTGTTTTCTATGCATGTCAGGTGTGCACATAAAAACACATGTGGTGCTTTGATTACATTATCATGGATGCCATTGAAACTTTGATTTCACCTGCAAATGCTACTTTTTTCATGTCTGGTTCTGCTATCATTGCTAATGCACTACAGACATGGGACCACTATAGTTTTCATCCAAATGTTTTAAGTGCAAtttctatctctttttgactcttttaattttatttgtatacAGTTGGTCTCCAGTAAACACAAGTGACTGTAATCCAgagaacatactgtatatcatatCCCGGGCTATAACTCTATTCTTATTCACATTGAAAATAAGATTTACGAACATCAAATTAGTATTCCACTGAAATGAAATAGATTTAACATCAAATAATTGCGTTGGGGTGGGTACATGAgagttatatttaaaataattccaaGCACTTTGTTTTTGGAAACCTCGATAAGTAATTTTGCTTTGCTCTGCGTACATTTCATTCATGCATCCTCTGCATCTGAGAAATATCTATTGCAAGAATGAGATCTGAACGGGATTTAAGCCAACAGTTCACTATATCTCTGTCATCAAGAATGTGTTCCATCCATTTGGGAAAAGGTTTCTAAAGCTTCCagcaaaatattttgattttgtcCTAGGGATGTTGACCTTCCTGTGGATTATATCTTAACGTGCCTGCCTAATGCTTGTCTTGAAGCTACTTTATCCTGCTGCTCCAGAAATTTGTGGGGCTATTGTTATCCATGTTCATTTTAGAGAGCTATTCTGCTGTGCTCAGCAGCATTCCCAATTAAAATGaaaaggttaggtttaggtttattggatttatatgccgcccctctccgcaaactcggggcggctcacaacaataataaaaaacagtacagtacataataccaaatccaatgcccacccatctagttacaatttaaattaataatctcataaaaacagtatatataaaaaacaggcacacagtcaatcaatcaacaaaacaacatgggcaagggggaggtgttttagttcccccatgcctgatggcaaaggtgggtcttaaggagtttacgaaaggcagggagggtgggggcaatcctaatctcaggggggagctggttccagagggtcggggcccccacagagaaggctcttcccctgggtcccgccagacgacattgtttagtcgacgggacccggagaaggccaactctgtgggacctaaccggtcgctgggattcgtgcggcaggaggcagtcccgaagataagGAACCTGCCCctagttttaattgtttaaaaggGCTGCACCTGCTTCAAAAAATGATTCAGGCAAAGGGCTTCAAATGTCTTACACAAGCTTGTCAGCTCTCTACTTTTGTTAAAAAGCTTTCCCACCAtcacccccccccagcaccccagCAGACCTCTAGAATGGGGGGTGTCAAACCTGCAACCCTAGCGCCAGGTGTGTCATATCCAGGCCACGCCCACTCCAAGGTGTGTCATATCCAGGCCACGCCCACTCCAGGGTGTGTCATACccaggccacgtccaccccagcTCCGTGAATGGGAAAAGCGTCATGAAATATCACTTGATGCCAACATGAcatggcaagtttgacacccatgctctagAACAATATCACTGCTTTAAGGAGTTGACATATGTGATTCTTAAAGCAGCTGTAACTTGTCTTCAAGTTCAGATCGTTACCTGAAATCTATGAGCTGCCTTACTGTGTAACAGAGTCCTCCACTCACACTTGGGCAAATGTTCAAGGTTGAAAGGACTTCTCTGATATACTTTTTGACGCATCCATAGCCCTATAGGTTTGCATACAggggttctcaatctttctaatgccaggaccccttaatacagttcctcatgctgtggagacccccaaacataagtctagcgccaattctcccaacaaagctttaaactgattggcaggaaggtcagagggacaaccccactgtGAACTCCTGATTGGCCGgatggtaaaaatatgttccaaggcgccagaatagaagctttagttcctaacactgtgggaaatttgactttccccatggtcttaggcgccccctgtgaaacagtcattgaACCCCTCAAAAGGGGTCTCGGccctcaggttgagaatcactggcaTAGAGTAAGGCAGTCTAGGACCATCTAGATATTTTGACTTACAAGGTGCCAGTTTTTTTTTGCCATCAGCCATGCTGGTGAAGATCAAGACTCACTGAAGTCAAAACTACAGTAACATAGCCAGCTGCTACCCTATATTTCCACATACAAATAGATATTAACAGCATCGATGTCAATCTACTCAGAAGTAAAACTGATTGCATTCAATGGGACTTACTCTAGAGGAGCACGCTAACACTCCTTCAGCTAGAATTATTCTCACATTTACTTCCCGTTTTAATTTCCTTTCCAGTGAACCTTTGATGTTTCCTGTAAGTCTGGCTTTCATAGAGAGGATTTAAACATTTGTTTAATATCCCCACTGAAACAAAAGGAATTTTACTGGAATTTATCCAAACAGGGGGGGAAATGATGAAGGAATAGTGATAGAATGGTCACATGACAGGATACAAGCCTGCACAAAACTTTATCATTTAATTAGTTTCCACAATCTGAATCTTAACATGGAAAGAATATTACCAAAAAGGCTGCATTACAAACCAATCAGTCTCTTAAATCTTGATTGCTTCTGGCAAGTCAGGACCAATAGCGGTTTCACATCTTATATTAAGCCGTAATGtactaaatgttttatttttggcttttgtGAAGCTATCTAACTGCTGTGTTGAAACCATGGTTTATGGTTTAGTGCAATGCACGGACCTCATACTACTCCCTGTACGATAAATCAGCAAGGCAAGAATTCGGCTGATACGTGTTCTGAACAATGAGCTGTCATGTTTAGGATATGTTATAATTATATGACTGCTTTATCCTTAAtcataatatgatttgatttgattttgatttgatttgatttattggatttgtatgccgcccctctccggagacccggggcggctaacaacaataataaaacagtatacaaaataatccaatagtaaaaacgattaaaaacccattaatataaaaaccaaacatacattcagacataccatgcataaaattgtaaaggcctagggggaaagagtatctcagttcccccatgcctgacggcagaggtgggttttaagtagcttacaaaaggcaaggagggtgggggcaattctaatctctgcggggagttggttccagagggccggggccgccacagagaaggctcttcccctgggtcccaccaagcagcattgtttagttgacaggacccagagaagatccactctgtgggacctaactggtcgctgggattcgtgcagcagaaggcggtccctgagataatctggtccggtgccatgaagggctttataggtcataaccaacactttgaattgtgaccggaaactgatcggcaaccaatgcagactgcggagtgttggtgtaacatgggcatacttgaggaagtccatgattgctctcgcagctgcattctgcgcgatctgaagtttccgaacacttttcaaaggtagccccatgtacagagcgttacagtagtcgagcctcgaggtgatgagggcatgagtgactgtgagcagtgactcccggtccaaatatggtaTTATGTGGTCATCAATTGAAAAAATCTAATGGATCTAATGGATTGATGGTGTAAGAACATTATGGTTCCTATTCTCAAGTTTTTCCATATGCATGAGTGCAGTTATCTTTTCAGACAGGGAAGTCTGCAAAAGGCAAAATGATACTCTCAAAATATTAATCCAAACCAACCAGGGCAATAGGTTCCATTTCTTTTCATGAAGCATTCAAGCACCTTTATAGGAATCACTTTGGCCTTTGCTGCGAGCATCTTTCAACTGTAGCTTTCCCTCAGCCTCTTTCCCCAACCTGTCTCACTCTTTAATGGCAACCTAATGCTAACAAACCAAAAAGGTAAAGTTTGTGATTTTTGCCCATTCTGgaaataagaattttttttaaaaaataaataaaataaaacagatagTTGTTATTATTGGGGATTTTTACTTCACCTCCAATTTGACGTCTCAGCCATTTGTGTTAAGCAAAGTTCTCTACAGACTTTATTTTTGTACAATATGCATTTTATAAACTTTTTATGAAATAAAGCTTCTTTCTATTGTTATGAGGTAATTAACTGTCATTGTTGCACAACTTTAAAGGCGGCTTTTGTCTCTTGACTTTTTGGAACAGAATCTCAAAGGCAGGTAAGGCTTTGGGTTTGTTCGCCTCAAAGAAAGCCAAAATGTCGGTAGCCATTGCACAATTTATGCTCCACCCTTTTTCTTGTGACATCACACATACAGAATTTGGATCACATGGTTGTAGGTGCCATCTTGAGTTTTTTTTTACCTCTCCCTGCAGATGCCCTGATACAGTACCAGGTCACTTTATTGGGAGACAGATGTATTTTAGCTGAGGGGATTTGAGGGCCCTTACATAAATGACTGATGGCTGATTTCATAGataatacgagggtcgcccagaaaataatgcaccacattttttttcttcaacaattatttattgaaa
This genomic interval carries:
- the GDNF gene encoding glial cell line-derived neurotrophic factor isoform X2 → MPVDYPSQLEDVMDFIQTTLQRLKRSPDKPRFSKRERNRQNAGRNSNSNSKKGRRVQRLKSRDCVLSEIELNVTDLNLGYRTKEALVFRYCSGSCETAVTLYDQILNNLTHNKKLVSDKIRPQPCCRPIAYDDDLSFLDDDLTTYHILRKHSAKKCGCI